ATCCAAAACGCAATACCCAAGCTAACATACTGAATAACATCACATATTTAATTCCAAATTTTCTTAAGAAAAAAGGAATTGCCAAAATAAATAAGGTTTCAGAAACTTGTGAAATAGACATGATTATTGCCGGATATCGAACAGCAATGGTATCTTTATAAATATCAACATTGGCAAAATCATGAATATAAGTATCTCCGTAAGCATTGGTCAACTGCAAGGCTGCTCCCAATAACATAGAAAATACGAAGAAAATAGCAAATTTTCGTTGTTTAAATAATTCGAAAGCATTCAATCCTAAAGCTTTTGTGAAAGAAGCGCTTTTCTCGCCTTTGCACATAGGAGGACATTTTGGTAAAGTAAATGCATAAACACCTAACAAAAATGCTACTACACCAGCAATATAAAACTGATTTGCAGAAGTTTCATTATGAGTTAAACTAACTACCCAAAGTGCAACAATAAAGCCTATTGTTCCCCAAATTCGAATGGGCGGATAATCTTTTACCACATCCATATCCTTTGCTTTTAAGGCATTATAGGCAACAGTAATTGATAAAGAAATCGTTGGCATGTAAAAAAACATATTAACCAACATCACCCAAAAAAAAGTAGTTGGATTATCGACTTGCGGTAAATAAAACAATGCTATGGCTCCAAGAAAATGAAGCAATCCGTATAGTTTTTCTGCGTTAATAAATCGATCCGAAATTATTCCGGTTAACGCAGGCATAAAAACAGAAGAAATTCCCATTGTAGAGAATATTATTCCAAACTCAGTCCCGGACCAATTCTTATTATTAAACCAATATGCCCCAATAGTAAGTAACCACGATCCCCATATAAAGAACTGAAGAAAGTTCATTATTACCAATCTATTTTTAATTCCCATAAGATGAATTGTATTTTATTTAAAAAATAGTAAGCCGTAAAACTACTATTAAAAATGGTATTGAACAAGTTTTATAAGGGATTAGTAACGTCATTTACCAATTCTAAAACAGCATCAAATTGTTCTTGTTTTGTAAGATATGAATTGTCAATTTCAATAGCATCATCCGCCATAACCAAAGGCGAATCTTCTCGATTTGTATCAATATAATCACGTTCTTCAACGTTTTTCAATACTTCTTCATAAGTAACGGGATCGCCTTTTTCCTGTAATTCATCAAAACGTCTTTGTGCTCTTGTATCTGCACCGGCTGTCATGAATATTTTGAGCTCAGCATCCGGAAAAACTACGGTTCCAATGTCTCTGCCATCCATGACTATTCCTTTATTTTTACCCATTTTTTGTTGTTGCTCCACTAATTTAGCGCGAACTTCTGAAATTTCAGCCACTTTACTCACAAAATTAGAAACTTCAATAGTTCGAATTTCAGTTTCTACGTTTGTTTCATTCAAATACATCTCAGCAAAACCTAAATCAGGATTAAATTTAAATTCTAATTTAATGAAAGGCAAACTGTTAATCAATGTTTCTTTATCAAAAAAATCAAGACTGATATAGCCGTTTTGCATCGCAAACAAAGCAACTGCGCGATACATTGCGCCTGTATCTACATATACATATCCCAATTTTTTGGCTAATTGTTTTGCCAAAGTACTTTTTCCGGTGGATGAAAATCCATCAATTGCAATAGTAATTTTTTTACTCAAAGTATGAAGTTTAAAGTTCTTAATTCTAAATTGATTCTCTGTTTTTTTATCGGATAAATTATTCCTGAAAATTTATTGTCAGTCCAAAAAGGCTTGTATTTCCAGCTAATGTGTATCTGGAATAGGAATAATTGAATTTCAATTTATTTAATTTTAATCCAAAACCTAACGAAACTCCGGAGAAATTGCGTTGTTCCAAAATTTTTAATTCTTCAGCTCTACGAAAATTGTAACCAACCCTGAGATTAAACGCTTTTTTAGGAAACAGTTCCGCCCCAAAAATAACGTGACGCAACGCATTATTAACAAATGATATTTTTTCTTCATCAGTATTGCCGTCAATTGAGTTTTCGGCACGTACAGGATTAGAAAAAGCAATATTCCATTGTTGTAAATTCTCTAAAGTAAGATGCCATCGTATGGGCACATTTTCTAGTTCTTGTGAAACACCGGCAATAATTTCTAAAGGTAATTTTTCGTTTGTTCCCGAGTATGTGGTAAATTGAGTTCCAATATTTCGAATAACTAATCCCCAATTTACATCGTTTCTTTCGTCTATAAAAAGTGCTCCAATATCTATGGCGCCTCCCAAAGAGCTATAACTTTCTAAATTCGAAGAAATCAATTTTGCATTCGCACCAATATGAATATCCGTGTTCGGAATATTGTAAGAATATCCTAATGAAAGCGCTATTTCACTACCTGAAAAACTACTGGTAGCCTGACCATTTTCATCGTAACCATCAAAATTTCCGTAATTCACATAATTAACTCCTGCCTGAAAAGTTTGCAAATGTCGGTCGTAAGTATAGGCGTAAGAAGCTGTTCCGTAGGTGACTTCTTTAAAATAACTTCCGTAATTTAATGCCAAATGATTGTCCATATCCGCATTTATAGTTGCCGGATTAAAATGTGCCTGATTCACATCGTCATCATAAATTGTGATTGTTTTTCCGCCTAAAGCTGCTTGTCTGGGAGATGTAATCAAATTCAGAAACTGATAGGTGTACTTCCCTCCTATTTGACTGTATGAAACAGAGCAAAAGAAGAATAAAAATACAAATAAGAGTTTTTTGAGCATGCTTTAAATCGCTATTTTAAAATAGTAAAACGCAATTGCGAAGATAAAATTATAAATACAATAATTGCGTGTTTGAAACTCACAATTGTAAATAAAAATTCCAAATTCTAAACTAAATAAATCTAGTTTTTGAATTTGGAATCTTATTTTAGTGCTTGTATTTATTAAGCTAAATCTTTCGCATTTTTAACTTTTTGAGTAGTCAACGCAATTTTCAGCACCTCACTCATTTCTTTTACGTAATGAAAAGTAAGTCCTTCGAGATATTCTGCTTTGATTTCATCAATATCACTTTTGTTTTCATGACATAAAATAATCTCTTTGATATTCGCTCTTTTGGCGGCCAAAATCTTTTCTTTTATTCCGCCAACCGGTAAAACTTTTCCACGCAAAGTGATTTCGCCTGTCATAGCAAGGTTTTTCTTAACTCTTTTTTGTGTCAACAAAGAAACCAAAGAAGTCAACATAGCAATTCCGGCACTTGGTCCGTCTTTTGGAGTAGCGCCCTCAGGAACGTGTAAGTGAATGTTATATTTTGAAAGTATATCAGGATTTAATCCTAATAATTCCGCATTTGCTTTAATGTATTCTAAAGCAATTGTAGCCGATTCTTTCATGACAGTACCTAGATTTCCTGTAATAGTCATTGCGCCTTTTCCTGGAGAAATCAAGGATTCTATAAATAGAATATCGCCTCCAACACTTGTCCAAGCCAATCCGGTAACAACACCGGCAACATCATTATTTTCGTATTTATCTCTTTCTAATCTTGGAACTCCTAAAACATTTATAATGTCTTCGTCAGTCACTTTTTTATTATAAGGTTCTTCCATAGCAACTGATTTTGCTGCGTTACGGATGATTTGAGCAATTTTGTTTTCAAGACCACGAACACCAGATTCTCTTGTGTAACCTTCAACGATTTTTTCTAATTGTTTTTTTCCAATGGTCAAATCCTTGCTCGTCAATCCGTGTGCAGCCAATTGTTTTGAAAATAAATGCTTACGTGCAATTTCAACTTTTTCTTCAATTGTATAACCGGACATTTTGATGATTTCCATTCGGTCTTTCAATGCCGGTTGAATCGCTGCCATATTATTAGACGTGGCAATAAACATCACTTTCGATAAATCGTAGCCCATTTCCAGGAAATTATCATAAAAAGCATTGTTTTGTTCCGGATCTAAAACTTCTAATAATGCTGATGACGGATCACCACTGTTACTGCTTGACAATTTATCTATTTCATCCAGAACAAATACTGGATTTGAAGTTCCTGCTTTCTTTAAACTTTGAATAATTCTTCCCGGCATGGCACCAATATAGGTTTTTCTATGTCCGCGAATTTCTGCTTCATCACGTAAACCTCCTAACGAAATACGCACATATTCTCTGCCTAAAGCTTCGGCTACAGATCGACCAATAGATGTTTTACCAACACCCGGAGGTCCTGTTAAACAGATTATTGGAGACTTCATGTCATTTCGAAGTTTAAGTACAGCCAAATGTTCAATCATTCTTTTCTTAACGTCTTCTAAACCAAAATGATCTTTATCTAAAACCTTTTGAGCATGTTTTAAATCGAAATTATCTTTCGAATATTCACCCCAAGGCAATTCTAAAAACAGTTCTAAATAGTTTCTTTGAATACCAAAATCAGGTGCCTGAGGATTCATTCGACGCATTTTTGATAATTCTTTTTCGAAATGAGTTTTAGTCTTTTCGTCCCATTTTTTGGTTTTAGCTTTCTGACTCATTTCGTCCATTTCTTCCTCCTGCGAAACGCCTCCCAATTCTTCTTGAATGGTTTTCATTTGCTGATGCAAGAAATATTCTCTTTGTTGTTGGTCTAAATCAAAACGAACTTTTGACTGAATATCATTTTTTAATTCTAATTTTTGAAACTCAACATTCATAAAACGCAAGGTTTCAAGAGCGCGTTCTTTCAAACCATTTATCGTCAATAAATCTTGTTTTTCCTTAACAGTCAAATTCATGTTAGAAGAAACAAAATTGATTAGAAACGACTTACTTTCAATATTTTTTATGGCAAATGTAGCTTCCGATGGAATATTTGGACTTTCCTGAATAATTTTGATAGCCAATTCTTTTAACGAATCGATTATGGCATTAAATTCAGTGTCATTTTTCTTTGGCCTTTTTTCAGAAACTTCTTTGATTGTAGCGGTGATATAAGGCTCTTCTGAAACTACTTCTGCAATTTCAAAACGTTTTTTTCCTTGAAGAATTACAGTAACATTTCCGTCAGGCATTTTAAGCACACGAAGAATTCTGGCCACCGTTCCTATTTTATTAATGTCGTCTTTTGAGGGATCTTCGTCTTCTTCATTAATTTGAGAAACCACTCCAATAACTTTTCCGGCTGCATTGGCGTCATTGATTAGTTTTATGGATTTATCTCTTCCTGCCGAAATTGGAATAACAACTCCAGGAAACAAAACCGTGTTGCGCAATGGCAAAATAGGTAATGAATCTGGTAATTCCTCGTTATTCATTTCCTCCTCATCTTCCGGAGTTAATAACGGGATTAATTCTGCTTCAGAATCAAATTCCTGAAGTGACAGATTGTCAATAGTGAGTATTTTGTGATTTGACATATTGTAATTGAGTCATTTTGTCATTAAACGTAAAAAACATTTAATACAAAGTTAGTGTATTTGTTCATTTATTTCCTTGTAAATCAAATAGTAATGTAACATTAATAAGTGATTTCTACCTATAAAATCAATCTTTATGCCATAATAAGAACGGTTATTTTATCTGGGTTCAAAAACAACTTTAAATACAATATGGTTTGAAAATATATTCCTTTTAAGCTCGATAGAAAACTAAATTTACCGTTTATATTTACAAAAGTGTAACAAATAAAAAAAAGTCAAGTCTATAGTATAAATCCCAATCAGTTGTTTGAGTTTGTCTAATCAAAATATCGAAGAATTAATTTTGCTTTGTAAGCAAAAAAATCAGCAAGCCCAATTCGAGGTTTACAATCGCTATTGTAAAGCGATGTATAATGTTGCGTATAGAATTGTGAAAGATGTACATTTTGCCGAAGATGTCATGCAGGAAGGCTTTTTGAAAGCGTTTACAAAAATAGAAGATTACAAACAAGAAGTGGCTTTTGGGGCTTGGTTGAAACGAATTATTGTGAATTGCAGCATTGATTTTTACAAAAAAAACAATCAGTTTCAACCCGAAGAATTAGAAAAAACATTGTCTAAAGTAGTAGAAACAACTTCGGATTTTACAGAAAATTTAAACTTTAATGATTTAAAAATCAAGCAGGTTTTAGATACTATTCAATCCTTAAAAGATAATTATCGAATGGTTTTGACTTTGTTTTTTATCGAAGGTTATGATCAAGAAGAAATCAGTGAAATTCTGAATATCAGTTATGCCAATTGCAGGACTACATTGAGCAGAGCAAAAGACAGTTTAAGAAAAAAATTACTAGAGATATGATACATGAAAATGAGAAATTAGACAAATTGTTTGAAAAATTTGATTCGCAATGGGACGTTCAAGAACCAGATAATAAACATGAAATTCGATTTTTAGACAAATTAAATTCGAAAACAAAAAAGAAATCCAAACGAAATTATTTTATTTCAATGGCAATCGCCGCATCTATTGTTGTATTACTGAGCATTTCTTTTTTTTACAACTCTAATGCAGAATCAAGTGAATTGAAATTTGCTTCGAAAGAAACTAAACAGACCGATTCAATTTTTACAGTTTTAATCGAAAAAGAATTAGAAAAAATAAAAGAGAAGAAATCACCTGAAAACGAAAAAATTATTGCGGATGCACTCAAGCAAATGAGAACTTTGGACAGTGATTATCAAAAAATAATCATGGAATTAGAAACGAACGGGGAAAGTAAACAAATTATTTACGCCATGATTAGCAACCTTCAAACCCGAATTTCTTTTTTACAAAACGTACTGCAGCATATTGAAGATAATGAAAACCGAAAAATAATTTCCGATGAAAAAACTATGTAATTTATTGATTTTATTAGTATTAATTCCATTTTTAGGTTTTTCAAATACTAATGATTTTACTTTTGTGAAGCAAAAAAGTATAAAGAAAGCGTATTTTGTCAATCTGGATGCGGGATTAAATATTGATAATTCTTATGGAACTATTTTTGTTACCACTTGGGATGAAGATAAAATTGAATTGGATATTTTGATAAAAGTAAGTGGCGATAGCGAAAATTGGGTAAACGAACGTATAAATGATATCAATGTTGACATTACCGCATTGAAAGGTTTGATTTCGGCCAAAACGGTAATTGCCAATTCAAGTTCTAAATACAAAGGTAAAAACAACAGTTTTGAAATTAATTATATCGTAAAAATTCCCAAAAACGGCAGTGTAAAACTCAATAATAAATATGGGAATATTACAACAACCGACCTTTTTGCCAATACCGATATCAATTGCAAATATGGAAAAATTAATTTGGGAAAGTTAAACGGAAATCGAAACGCAATTCTAATGCAATATTGTACCGATTCCAGTATTGATTTCTTGAAAAATGGAACTGTGAATGCTAAATATTCAGAAATAAAAATTGGTGAAGTCGTAAAACTTGATTTGATTTCAGATTATACAGATGTTGTTATTCAAGAAAGTGGCGATGTTAAATATTTAAGTAAATATGGAACAATCAAAATCCAAAATGTGAATTCATTAGACGCAAGCGGAAATTATTTGACCATAAAAATTGGATCTGTTTTTAATCAATTGCGATTGAATACCAAATATAGCAATGTGGGTATTTCAAGTATAAATGCCAAGGCAAATAACATTGCAATTGTTGCCGGATTTAGCGGTATTTCAATTGGATATCAACCCAATTATTTCTTTGATTTTAATGTAAGTGTTAAATACGCCGATTTTAAATACGACAGTGATTTAGACATTTATTCGAAAGAAGATAACAATAATTCAAAAGTATACAGCGGTTTTAATAAGAAAAAAGGAATTAATAATTTATCTGTAATTTCAGATTACGGGAATGTAAGTTTAACGAAGAAACAATAATCAAAAACCCCCATAACAATGAAAAAATCAATTCAATTATTTATTTGTAGTGCGTTTTTTTTAACCACATTGGCCAATGCGCAATGGTCATCAAAAGATAGAATTAAAGGAAATGGACATGTGACTACCGAAGTTCGAAAAACAACAGATTATGAGGCTATAAAAGTCGGCGGGTTTTTTGATGTGGATTTGGTTTCGGGAAATGAAGGTACGATTACCTTGGAAGGAGAAGGAAATTTACTTTCTTACTTGAAAGTGGAAGTGGTTGAGAATACATTGAGAATCTACACCGAGAAAAATAGATATATCAGTCCTAGCAAAGGTAAAACCATCAAAATAACCGTTCCGTTTGAATCGATAAACCAAGTTTCACTTTCAGGTTCGGGAGATATAAGAACAAAAAATACGATAGAATCAGAAACTTTTGTTGCTAATTTATCGGGTTCCGGCGATTTGACTTTAGACCTAAAATCGAATCAAGTTGAAGTCAATCTTAGTGGTTCCGGAGATATTGTTATAACAGGAAATACTGATAATTTCAACAGTAAATTAGCCGGTTCAGGTGATATTGACGCATCTGAATTGAATGCTAAAAATGTTGATGTTACCGTTGCTGGCTCAGGAGATAGTAAAGTAAATTGTACCGAAAGTCTCAAAGCAAGAGTTTCTGGTTCTGGTGATATTAAATACAAAGGAAATCCAAAGGAAAAAGATACTAAAGTAAATGGCTCAGGAGAAATTTCGAAAGGGTAATTATTTTGATTAGTTGTTATTCAAGGTGTTTTATGAATGTAAAACACCTTTTTTTGCACTCTTTTTAGCAAAATGACTCCAGTAACAAAGAAAATACACAAAAATACAATTGCAAATCGGGCACTTCCCGTCAGTTGATTGATAATTCCGTAGAGACTCATTCCTATAACGATTCCAATTTTTTCGGTCACATCATAAAAACTAAAAAAGGAAGCTGTGTCTACCGTTTTAGGAAGCATTTTGGAGTACGTTGATCTAGAAAGTGATTGAATTCCTCCCATCACTAATCCAACAAAACCCGCGATTGTATAGAATTCAAATGGTGTTGTGATGAAATATGCAAACACACATAAAGTCGCCCAAAAACAATTCAGAACAATTAATGTGTTTATGTTTCCATACTTTTCTGAAGCTTTAGAAGTCAATGTAGCCCCAATGATTGCTACGATTTGAATTAATAAAATACTTATAATTAATCCCATAGTCTTTTCAGAATCAGAACTCCAAATTATTTCTTGTTCTCCAAAATAAGTAGCAATAATCATTACCGTTTGAACGGCCATTCCGTATACAAAAAAGCTAAATAAAAACCTTTTTAGAACTATATTGTGTTCTAATAATTTCCAAACATTGTTGAGCTCCTTAAATCCGTTGAAGATTACTGCTTTCGTTACTTTATGTCCTTTGTTTCCTTTTGGCAAATAGAAATAGGTGTATTGACTAAAAACAATCCACCAAATTCCAACCATTACAAACGAATAGCGCATCGCTTTGATACTAGCTTCTCCTTCTGAACCGGTAATACCAAAAAAGTCAGGTTTCATTATCATAGCAAGATTGATAATCAATAGAATAACGCTTCCTACATAACCAAAAGAATACCCTCTTGCACTAACTTTATCTTGTTGCTCTGCAAATGCAATATCAGGTAAATACGAATTGTAAAATACCAAACTTGCCCAAAAACCAACTAATCCGAAGAAATAAAAAATTAAACTTAAATATATATTTTCTAAACTAAACCAATACAACCCAATACAAGAAAGCGATCCTACATAACAAAAGAATTTCATGAATATTCTTTTGTTACCAATATAATCTGCTATTCCGGATAATAATGGGGAGATTAAGGCAACCAATAAAAAAGCTGCTGCGGTAACAAAACTAATTAATGAAGTGCTGGTAAGTTCTGTTCCAAAAATTTCTAAAGAAGTAGCCCCTTTGATTTTGAATAATGCACCATAAAAAATAGGGAATATTGCTGAAGCAATGACTAAGCTGTAAACTGAATTTGCCCAATCATAAAAAGCCCAAGCATTCAATAATTTTGCACTTCCCTTTGGTAAATCTGCCATATTTAAATTTTTTACGAATTTATTTATTTCTAAACAGTAAATGTAAAAAAAATCATAAATAATGAAAATTTAATCTTTCTTTAAACTAAAAAAGCCAATTCAATTGAATTGGCTTTTTATTCTATGTATTCCCTTTTTATTTGAAAACAACTCCAAATTTTGCAGCCGTTGCTTTTGCTTCGGGAACTAAAGCTTTAAGATTTGCAATTCTGGTTGCATCAGAAGGGTGTGTACTCAAAAACTCTGGTTGTGCTTGACCTGCTGATTGCGCTGCCATTCGTTGCCAAAAAACAATTGCCTGATCCGGATTGTATCCTGCAATAGCCATCAATGTAAGTCCAATTTTATCAGCTTCACTTTCATGACTTCTGCTAAATGGAAGCATCACTCCTACTTGTGAACCCACACCATAATATTGTTGCCACATTTGCTGTTTTTCACTGCTTTGATTTCCGGTTGCAAGAGAAACTCCTACAGCTCCTATTTGTTGTAACTGTGAGGCACTCATTCGTTGTGCTCCGTGATTTGCCAATGCATGAGAAACTTCATGGCCCATAACTGTTGCTAAACCAGCGTCGTCTTTAGTCACAGGTAAAATCCCAGAATAGACAACAATTTTTCCTCCTGGCATACACCAAGCATTAATTTCCTTACTGTCTATTAATTTATACTCCCATCGATAGTCTTTCAAATATTCAGATTGACCTATCGAAGTCAGGTATTTTTCTGCGGCTAATCTGATTTTGATACCTACATTTTCTACTCTTTTTGCATCGGCAGTTCCTGAAATAACTTTGTTTTCTTTCAAGAAAGTACCATATTGCTGAAAAGAGGATGGAAATAATTCACTATTTGATACAAAATTTAGACTTTTTTTACCTGTTAATGGGTTGGTTGCACAAGAAAAAAAGAGTCCTATTGTAACGATTGCAATTGCTACTGAATGCTTTTTCATAATTTAATTTTTAGAGATGGGACAAAAATAACAGTATAAAAATAATTCTGTTTATATAATTATGGTCAAAATTATCATTTTTTTTGTTTAGTTATACTCTGATGTGATACAATTCTCTGAACATCTGTAGTTGTAATCAACAGCCAAAAAAAAACCACTATCAAATTACTGTAATTTGATAGTGGTTTATACTATAACTCTTATTTGCTATGAAATCTTGAAAGCAATCATACTCAATGGAGACAAAAGTAATTCCGTTGAATAATCTCTTCCGTCATAAGGAGTGGCTTCAATAACTAAAGCTTTTGGATTTTGAACACCGCTACCGCCATAAATAAGTTTATCACTGTTGAAAATCTCGGTTAATTTACCTTTTTTAGGTAAACCAATTCTATAATTTTTTCGCACAACTTGAGTAAAATTACATACAACAATTACATCGTCTTTTGGTTTATTTCCTTTTCTTATAAAAGTCATCACTGCATTTTGATGATCGGAATAATTAATCCATTCAAAACCTTCCTGACTAAATTGTTTTTCATACAAAGCCGGTTCGGTTTTATACAATTCATTCAAGTCTGTAATTAATTTTCTTACGCCTTCATGAAATGGATATTGCAACAAATGCCAATCTAAACTTCCTTCAAAATTCCATTCGCTGCTTTGTCCGAATTCACTACCCATAAATAACAGTTTTGTTCCAGGATGTGTAAACATATAACTGTATAATAAACGTAAATTGGCAAATTTTTGCCATTCATCTCCTGGCATTCTTCCGGCAATAGATTTTTTACCATATACTACTTCATCATGTGAAAGCGGCAACATAAAATTTTCAGAAAAAGCATAGGTCATTGAAAAAGTCAAATCATTCTGATGGTATTTTCTATACACGGTTTCTTTTTGAAAATACTCTAATGTGTCGTGCATCCAGCCCATCATCCATTTCATTCCAAATCCTAAACCACCTGAAAATGTTGGTCTTGAAACCATTGGAAAAGAAGTGCTTTCCTCAGCAATAGTTTGTACACCTTCATAATTATGATATACGGCTTCATTAAAATCTTTCAGGAAACTTATCGTATCGAGATTTTCTCTTCCACCAAAAATATTGGGTTCCCATTCTCCATCTTTTCTGGAATAATCTAAATATAACATCGAAGCTACAG
This region of Flavobacterium lacustre genomic DNA includes:
- the glgB gene encoding 1,4-alpha-glucan branching protein GlgB; translation: MNKVQAHSLFTDFDIDLFKAGKHFRLYEKLGAHLIEVDGVKGVYFAVWAPSARSVSVIGDFNYWIQGEHQLQVRWDSSGIWEGFIPGIEKGTTYKYKIQSNNGGIITEKADPFAFYCEKPPHTASVIWDLEHKWKDKKWMETRKDHNGLDKPYSVYEVHLGSWKRHGTENRFLTYLEFAEELVNYVKETGFTHVEFMPVMEYPYDPSWGYQLVGYFAPTSRFGTPQEFMVLVDKLHQAGIGVILDWVPSHFPDDAHGLGFFDGSNLFEHPDRRKGYHPDWKSLVFNYGRNEVRSFLISNALFWLQHYHVDGLRVDAVASMLYLDYSRKDGEWEPNIFGGRENLDTISFLKDFNEAVYHNYEGVQTIAEESTSFPMVSRPTFSGGLGFGMKWMMGWMHDTLEYFQKETVYRKYHQNDLTFSMTYAFSENFMLPLSHDEVVYGKKSIAGRMPGDEWQKFANLRLLYSYMFTHPGTKLLFMGSEFGQSSEWNFEGSLDWHLLQYPFHEGVRKLITDLNELYKTEPALYEKQFSQEGFEWINYSDHQNAVMTFIRKGNKPKDDVIVVCNFTQVVRKNYRIGLPKKGKLTEIFNSDKLIYGGSGVQNPKALVIEATPYDGRDYSTELLLSPLSMIAFKIS